A genomic segment from Vicia villosa cultivar HV-30 ecotype Madison, WI unplaced genomic scaffold, Vvil1.0 ctg.000470F_1_1, whole genome shotgun sequence encodes:
- the LOC131628707 gene encoding disease resistance protein RPV1-like isoform X2 — protein sequence MSSLKDRRQRRDVGLDEMAEAFISNFNRVIREYEVFLSFRGEDTRASFTSHLHAALRNAGISVFMDDDSLQRGDHISTSINQAIEESQISVIVFSRNYADSRWCLDELVKIMECRRTIGQVVLPVFYDVDPSEVRHQKGEFGKAFQSHLSRLSNKEGSQDRYGKSVRNFLNSLSIFKDKSEKQVLKRCWSAALREATGLAGFTVLNSRNESEAVKDIVDKVKYLLNKKDMFILNNPVGVEPRVSDIIQLLDIQQTNDVLLLGMWGMGGIGKTTIAKAVCNKIGYNFEGKSFLLNIREVWESNGGKVSLQQQLLYGICKENETKIQNVEEGKKILMDKLCHKKVLLVLDDVNTLDQLNALCGSRKWFGSGSRIIITTRDEHILRAIRVDRLYTMKEMDKSESVELFSWHAFKQARPTEDFAGVSLNVVEYSGGLPLALEVLGSYLFERGIVEWKCALDKLRRIPNDEVQKKLKISYDGLNDDTEKEIFLDVACFFIGMDRNEVILILNGCGLFAEIGISILVERCLITVDHKNRLGMHDLVRDMGREIIREESLKEPGERSRLWFSEDVLNVLSSETGTKVVEGLALKLPRANAKCFRTKVFTKMTRLRFLQLTGVQLNGDFECLSRNLRWLSWNGFPLKCLPTSFYQENLVSIVLENSNVKLLWKVTQRLENLKILNLSHSHYLKQTPDFSNLPNLEQLVLIDCPKLSEVSPSIGHLSKILLINLEDCTSLHSLPRSIYKLKSLKTLILSGCSAIDKLEEDLEQMESLTTLLANNTAITRVPFSIVRSKSIGYISLCGHEGFSRNVFPSIIWSWMSPTSNLPSPFQTSAVTSSLVPLDVPNSSSHELLSMSKYLPWLRCLWVECGSALQLAQDSKRILDALYATNFTELESTSSQVSNVKAHALHQYYCQVHISESNTFLRSLFIQMGMSCQVTNVLKEKILQNMGVNRHGGCLLPSDSYPNWLTFNCKGSSVIFEVPRVQGRNLKTMICIVDSSTADNIASDGLKNMLVKNYTKATIQLYKREALVSFDNEERQSLVSSIEPG from the exons ATGTCTTCTTTGAAAGATCGCCGACAACGTAGAGATG TTGGTCTTGATGAAATGGCTGAAGCATTTATAAGTAATTTTAATAGAGTGATTCGTGAATATGAAGTGTTCTTAAGTTTCAGAGGAGAAGATACTCGTGCATCTTTCACTTCACATCTCCATGCTGCTCTTCGGAACGCTGGAATCTCCGTTTTCATGGACGATGATTCGCTTCAAAGGGGAGATCACATTTCAACATCAATAAATCAAGCCATCGAAGAATCTCAAATTTCTGTGATTGTTTTTTCAAGAAATTATGCAGATTCACGTTGGTGTTTAGATGAGTTGGTGAAGATAATGGAGTGTCGCAGAACCATAGGTCAGGTGGTTTTACCTGTGTTTTACGATGTAGATCCTTCTGAGGTACGTCATCAGAAAGGCGAGTTTGGAAAAGCATTTCAAAGTCATTTGAGTAGACTTTCAAATAAGGAAGGAAGTCAAGACAGGTATGGAAAATCAGTTCGAAACTTTTTAAACAGTCTGTCTATCTTTAAAGACAAGTCAGAGAAACAAGTGCTGAAACGGTGTTGGAGCGCGGCGCTTCGTGAGGCAACAGGGCTTGCTGGGTTTACAGTGCTAAATTCCAG GAACGAAAGTGAGGCTGTCAAGGATATTGTTGACAAAGTTAAATATTTGTTAAACAAGAAAGATATGTTCATTCTTAATAATCCAGTGGGAGTTGAACCTCGAGTGTCAGATATAATTCAACTACTAGACATCCAACAAACAAATGATGTTCTTCTACTAGGAATGTGGGGCATGGGAGGAATTGGCAAAACCACCATTGCAAAAGCTGTTTGCAATAAAATTGGCTATAATTTTGAAGGTAAGAGCTTCCTTCTAAATATTAGGGAGGTTTGGGAGTCAAATGGTGGAAAAGTGTCTTTACAACAGCAACTTCTCTATGGTATTTGTAAAGAAAACGAAACCAAGATACAAAATGTTGAGGAAGGGAAAAAAATATTGATGGATAAACTTTGTCATAAAAAAGTACTTCTCGTACTTGATGATGTGAATACACTGGATCAATTGAATGCTTTGTGTGGAAGTCGAAAATGGTTTGGTTCGGGGAGTAGAATAATCATCACAACTAGAGATGAACATATACTTAGAGCGATTAGAGTCGACAGATTATACACAATGAAAGAAATGGATAAAAGTGAATCAGTTGAGCTTTTTAGTTGGCATGCGTTCAAGCAAGCGAGACCTACAGAAGATTTTGCTGGAGTTTCCTTAAACGTAGTTGAGTATTCTGGGGGATTGCCGCTAGCTTTGGAAGTTCTTGGGTCATATTTGTTTGAAAGGGGGATAGTAGAGTGGAAGTGTGCATTGGACAAGCTCAGAAGAATTCCCAATGATGAAGTGcagaagaaattaaaaataagctATGATGGTTTAAATGATGATACAGAGAAAGAAATATTCCTTGACGTAGCATGTTTCTTTATTGGAATGGACCGAAATGAAGTTATACTTATATTAAATGGTTGTGGACTTTTCGCAGAAATTGGGATAAGTATCCTAGTTGAGCGATGCCTTATAACTGTTGATCATAAGAACAGACTTGGAATGCATGATTTGGTACGAGATATGGGAAGAGAAATCATTCGTGAGGAATCACTAAAAGAGCCTGGAGAGCGTAGCAGGTTGTGGTTTAGTGAAGATGTGCTTAATGTATTGTCAAGCGAAACT GGAACAAAAGTTGTTGAGGGACTGGCTTTGAAGTTGCCAAGAGCTAATGCAAAATGTTTTAGGACTAAAGTATTTACGAAGATGACGAGACTCAGGTTCCTTCAACTTACTGGAGTACAACTTAATGGAGATTTTGAATGCCTCTCAAGAAATCTGAGATGGCTTTCTTGGAATGGATTTCCTTTAAAATGCTTACCTACGAGCTTTTATCAAGAAAATTTAGTTTCTATTGTGTTAGAAAACAGCAATGTCAAACTTCTATGGAAAGTAACTCAG AGGTTGGAAAACCTTAAAATTCTCAATCTTAGTCATTCTCATTATCTGAAACAAACTCCGGATTTTTCAAACTTGCCTAATCTTGAACAGTTAGTACTCATAGATTGTCCGAAGTTGTCTGAGGTTTCGCCTAGTATTGGACATCTAAGTAAAATTCTTCTGATAAATTTGGAAGACTGTACTAGTCTTCATAGCCTTCCAAGAAGTATCTATAAGTTGAAATCTCTGAAAACTCTCATTCTTTCCGGGTGTTCAGCTATTGACAAGTTGGAAGAAGACTTAGAACAGATGGAATCTTTAACCACTCTACTCGCAAATAACACTGCAATAACAAGAGTTCCGTTTTCAATAGTAAGATCAAAAAGCATTGGATATATTTCTTTGTGCGGCCATGAAGGATTTTCACGTAATGTCTTTCCATCTATCATTTGGTCTTGGATGTCACCGACAAGCAATCTCCCATCTCCATTTCAAACATCTGCCGTCACGTCGTCCTTGGTTCCATTAGATGTACCAAATAGTAGTTCCCATGAACTATTGTCTATGTCCAAGTACCTTCCGTGGCTTCGATGTCTTTGGGTGGAGTGCGGATCAGCACTTCAACTTGCTCAAGACTCAAAAAGAATTTTGGATGCCTTATATGCCACAAATTTTACAGAATTGGAATCAACTTCATCACAAGTTTCAAATGTGAAAGCTCATGCGTTACATCAATACTACTGTCAAGTGCACATTTCAGAATCAAATACTTTCTTGAGATCTCTTTTTATTCAAATGGGAATGAGTTGCCAAGTCACTAATGTTTTGAAAGAGAAGATTTTACAG AATATGGGCGTTAATCGCCATGGTGGTTGTTTGCTTCCCAGTGATAGTTATCCAAACTGGTTAACCTTCAATTGCAAAGGTTCTTCTGTAATTTTTGAAGTCCCTCGAGTGCAGGGGCGAAACTTAAAGACAATGATATGCATTGTCGACTCTTCAACCGCGGATAATATAGCATCAGATGGTCTTAAAAATATGTTGGTGAAAAATTACACAAAGGCCACCATTCAGCTCTATAAGAGAGAGGCATTAGTCTCATTTGATAATGAGGAGAGACAGAGCTTAGTATCAAGTATAGAACCAG GTTGA
- the LOC131628707 gene encoding disease resistance protein RPV1-like isoform X3: protein MDDDSLQRGDHISTSINQAIEESQISVIVFSRNYADSRWCLDELVKIMECRRTIGQVVLPVFYDVDPSEVRHQKGEFGKAFQSHLSRLSNKEGSQDRYGKSVRNFLNSLSIFKDKSEKQVLKRCWSAALREATGLAGFTVLNSRNESEAVKDIVDKVKYLLNKKDMFILNNPVGVEPRVSDIIQLLDIQQTNDVLLLGMWGMGGIGKTTIAKAVCNKIGYNFEGKSFLLNIREVWESNGGKVSLQQQLLYGICKENETKIQNVEEGKKILMDKLCHKKVLLVLDDVNTLDQLNALCGSRKWFGSGSRIIITTRDEHILRAIRVDRLYTMKEMDKSESVELFSWHAFKQARPTEDFAGVSLNVVEYSGGLPLALEVLGSYLFERGIVEWKCALDKLRRIPNDEVQKKLKISYDGLNDDTEKEIFLDVACFFIGMDRNEVILILNGCGLFAEIGISILVERCLITVDHKNRLGMHDLVRDMGREIIREESLKEPGERSRLWFSEDVLNVLSSETGTKVVEGLALKLPRANAKCFRTKVFTKMTRLRFLQLTGVQLNGDFECLSRNLRWLSWNGFPLKCLPTSFYQENLVSIVLENSNVKLLWKVTQRLENLKILNLSHSHYLKQTPDFSNLPNLEQLVLIDCPKLSEVSPSIGHLSKILLINLEDCTSLHSLPRSIYKLKSLKTLILSGCSAIDKLEEDLEQMESLTTLLANNTAITRVPFSIVRSKSIGYISLCGHEGFSRNVFPSIIWSWMSPTSNLPSPFQTSAVTSSLVPLDVPNSSSHELLSMSKYLPWLRCLWVECGSALQLAQDSKRILDALYATNFTELESTSSQVSNVKAHALHQYYCQVHISESNTFLRSLFIQMGMSCQVTNVLKEKILQNMGVNRHGGCLLPSDSYPNWLTFNCKGSSVIFEVPRVQGRNLKTMICIVDSSTADNIASDGLKNMLVKNYTKATIQLYKREALVSFDNEERQSLVSSIEPGNKVEVIVVFENNFIVKKVTIYLIYDEPNGKVIA, encoded by the exons ATGGACGATGATTCGCTTCAAAGGGGAGATCACATTTCAACATCAATAAATCAAGCCATCGAAGAATCTCAAATTTCTGTGATTGTTTTTTCAAGAAATTATGCAGATTCACGTTGGTGTTTAGATGAGTTGGTGAAGATAATGGAGTGTCGCAGAACCATAGGTCAGGTGGTTTTACCTGTGTTTTACGATGTAGATCCTTCTGAGGTACGTCATCAGAAAGGCGAGTTTGGAAAAGCATTTCAAAGTCATTTGAGTAGACTTTCAAATAAGGAAGGAAGTCAAGACAGGTATGGAAAATCAGTTCGAAACTTTTTAAACAGTCTGTCTATCTTTAAAGACAAGTCAGAGAAACAAGTGCTGAAACGGTGTTGGAGCGCGGCGCTTCGTGAGGCAACAGGGCTTGCTGGGTTTACAGTGCTAAATTCCAG GAACGAAAGTGAGGCTGTCAAGGATATTGTTGACAAAGTTAAATATTTGTTAAACAAGAAAGATATGTTCATTCTTAATAATCCAGTGGGAGTTGAACCTCGAGTGTCAGATATAATTCAACTACTAGACATCCAACAAACAAATGATGTTCTTCTACTAGGAATGTGGGGCATGGGAGGAATTGGCAAAACCACCATTGCAAAAGCTGTTTGCAATAAAATTGGCTATAATTTTGAAGGTAAGAGCTTCCTTCTAAATATTAGGGAGGTTTGGGAGTCAAATGGTGGAAAAGTGTCTTTACAACAGCAACTTCTCTATGGTATTTGTAAAGAAAACGAAACCAAGATACAAAATGTTGAGGAAGGGAAAAAAATATTGATGGATAAACTTTGTCATAAAAAAGTACTTCTCGTACTTGATGATGTGAATACACTGGATCAATTGAATGCTTTGTGTGGAAGTCGAAAATGGTTTGGTTCGGGGAGTAGAATAATCATCACAACTAGAGATGAACATATACTTAGAGCGATTAGAGTCGACAGATTATACACAATGAAAGAAATGGATAAAAGTGAATCAGTTGAGCTTTTTAGTTGGCATGCGTTCAAGCAAGCGAGACCTACAGAAGATTTTGCTGGAGTTTCCTTAAACGTAGTTGAGTATTCTGGGGGATTGCCGCTAGCTTTGGAAGTTCTTGGGTCATATTTGTTTGAAAGGGGGATAGTAGAGTGGAAGTGTGCATTGGACAAGCTCAGAAGAATTCCCAATGATGAAGTGcagaagaaattaaaaataagctATGATGGTTTAAATGATGATACAGAGAAAGAAATATTCCTTGACGTAGCATGTTTCTTTATTGGAATGGACCGAAATGAAGTTATACTTATATTAAATGGTTGTGGACTTTTCGCAGAAATTGGGATAAGTATCCTAGTTGAGCGATGCCTTATAACTGTTGATCATAAGAACAGACTTGGAATGCATGATTTGGTACGAGATATGGGAAGAGAAATCATTCGTGAGGAATCACTAAAAGAGCCTGGAGAGCGTAGCAGGTTGTGGTTTAGTGAAGATGTGCTTAATGTATTGTCAAGCGAAACT GGAACAAAAGTTGTTGAGGGACTGGCTTTGAAGTTGCCAAGAGCTAATGCAAAATGTTTTAGGACTAAAGTATTTACGAAGATGACGAGACTCAGGTTCCTTCAACTTACTGGAGTACAACTTAATGGAGATTTTGAATGCCTCTCAAGAAATCTGAGATGGCTTTCTTGGAATGGATTTCCTTTAAAATGCTTACCTACGAGCTTTTATCAAGAAAATTTAGTTTCTATTGTGTTAGAAAACAGCAATGTCAAACTTCTATGGAAAGTAACTCAG AGGTTGGAAAACCTTAAAATTCTCAATCTTAGTCATTCTCATTATCTGAAACAAACTCCGGATTTTTCAAACTTGCCTAATCTTGAACAGTTAGTACTCATAGATTGTCCGAAGTTGTCTGAGGTTTCGCCTAGTATTGGACATCTAAGTAAAATTCTTCTGATAAATTTGGAAGACTGTACTAGTCTTCATAGCCTTCCAAGAAGTATCTATAAGTTGAAATCTCTGAAAACTCTCATTCTTTCCGGGTGTTCAGCTATTGACAAGTTGGAAGAAGACTTAGAACAGATGGAATCTTTAACCACTCTACTCGCAAATAACACTGCAATAACAAGAGTTCCGTTTTCAATAGTAAGATCAAAAAGCATTGGATATATTTCTTTGTGCGGCCATGAAGGATTTTCACGTAATGTCTTTCCATCTATCATTTGGTCTTGGATGTCACCGACAAGCAATCTCCCATCTCCATTTCAAACATCTGCCGTCACGTCGTCCTTGGTTCCATTAGATGTACCAAATAGTAGTTCCCATGAACTATTGTCTATGTCCAAGTACCTTCCGTGGCTTCGATGTCTTTGGGTGGAGTGCGGATCAGCACTTCAACTTGCTCAAGACTCAAAAAGAATTTTGGATGCCTTATATGCCACAAATTTTACAGAATTGGAATCAACTTCATCACAAGTTTCAAATGTGAAAGCTCATGCGTTACATCAATACTACTGTCAAGTGCACATTTCAGAATCAAATACTTTCTTGAGATCTCTTTTTATTCAAATGGGAATGAGTTGCCAAGTCACTAATGTTTTGAAAGAGAAGATTTTACAG AATATGGGCGTTAATCGCCATGGTGGTTGTTTGCTTCCCAGTGATAGTTATCCAAACTGGTTAACCTTCAATTGCAAAGGTTCTTCTGTAATTTTTGAAGTCCCTCGAGTGCAGGGGCGAAACTTAAAGACAATGATATGCATTGTCGACTCTTCAACCGCGGATAATATAGCATCAGATGGTCTTAAAAATATGTTGGTGAAAAATTACACAAAGGCCACCATTCAGCTCTATAAGAGAGAGGCATTAGTCTCATTTGATAATGAGGAGAGACAGAGCTTAGTATCAAGTATAGAACCAGGTAACAAAGTCgaggttattgttgtttttgAGAACAATTTCATTGTTAAGAAGGTAACAATTTATCTCATATATGATGAACCAAATGGAAAAGTAATTGCTTAA
- the LOC131628707 gene encoding disease resistance protein RPV1-like isoform X1: MSSLKDRRQRRDVGLDEMAEAFISNFNRVIREYEVFLSFRGEDTRASFTSHLHAALRNAGISVFMDDDSLQRGDHISTSINQAIEESQISVIVFSRNYADSRWCLDELVKIMECRRTIGQVVLPVFYDVDPSEVRHQKGEFGKAFQSHLSRLSNKEGSQDRYGKSVRNFLNSLSIFKDKSEKQVLKRCWSAALREATGLAGFTVLNSRNESEAVKDIVDKVKYLLNKKDMFILNNPVGVEPRVSDIIQLLDIQQTNDVLLLGMWGMGGIGKTTIAKAVCNKIGYNFEGKSFLLNIREVWESNGGKVSLQQQLLYGICKENETKIQNVEEGKKILMDKLCHKKVLLVLDDVNTLDQLNALCGSRKWFGSGSRIIITTRDEHILRAIRVDRLYTMKEMDKSESVELFSWHAFKQARPTEDFAGVSLNVVEYSGGLPLALEVLGSYLFERGIVEWKCALDKLRRIPNDEVQKKLKISYDGLNDDTEKEIFLDVACFFIGMDRNEVILILNGCGLFAEIGISILVERCLITVDHKNRLGMHDLVRDMGREIIREESLKEPGERSRLWFSEDVLNVLSSETGTKVVEGLALKLPRANAKCFRTKVFTKMTRLRFLQLTGVQLNGDFECLSRNLRWLSWNGFPLKCLPTSFYQENLVSIVLENSNVKLLWKVTQRLENLKILNLSHSHYLKQTPDFSNLPNLEQLVLIDCPKLSEVSPSIGHLSKILLINLEDCTSLHSLPRSIYKLKSLKTLILSGCSAIDKLEEDLEQMESLTTLLANNTAITRVPFSIVRSKSIGYISLCGHEGFSRNVFPSIIWSWMSPTSNLPSPFQTSAVTSSLVPLDVPNSSSHELLSMSKYLPWLRCLWVECGSALQLAQDSKRILDALYATNFTELESTSSQVSNVKAHALHQYYCQVHISESNTFLRSLFIQMGMSCQVTNVLKEKILQNMGVNRHGGCLLPSDSYPNWLTFNCKGSSVIFEVPRVQGRNLKTMICIVDSSTADNIASDGLKNMLVKNYTKATIQLYKREALVSFDNEERQSLVSSIEPGNKVEVIVVFENNFIVKKVTIYLIYDEPNGKVIA, translated from the exons ATGTCTTCTTTGAAAGATCGCCGACAACGTAGAGATG TTGGTCTTGATGAAATGGCTGAAGCATTTATAAGTAATTTTAATAGAGTGATTCGTGAATATGAAGTGTTCTTAAGTTTCAGAGGAGAAGATACTCGTGCATCTTTCACTTCACATCTCCATGCTGCTCTTCGGAACGCTGGAATCTCCGTTTTCATGGACGATGATTCGCTTCAAAGGGGAGATCACATTTCAACATCAATAAATCAAGCCATCGAAGAATCTCAAATTTCTGTGATTGTTTTTTCAAGAAATTATGCAGATTCACGTTGGTGTTTAGATGAGTTGGTGAAGATAATGGAGTGTCGCAGAACCATAGGTCAGGTGGTTTTACCTGTGTTTTACGATGTAGATCCTTCTGAGGTACGTCATCAGAAAGGCGAGTTTGGAAAAGCATTTCAAAGTCATTTGAGTAGACTTTCAAATAAGGAAGGAAGTCAAGACAGGTATGGAAAATCAGTTCGAAACTTTTTAAACAGTCTGTCTATCTTTAAAGACAAGTCAGAGAAACAAGTGCTGAAACGGTGTTGGAGCGCGGCGCTTCGTGAGGCAACAGGGCTTGCTGGGTTTACAGTGCTAAATTCCAG GAACGAAAGTGAGGCTGTCAAGGATATTGTTGACAAAGTTAAATATTTGTTAAACAAGAAAGATATGTTCATTCTTAATAATCCAGTGGGAGTTGAACCTCGAGTGTCAGATATAATTCAACTACTAGACATCCAACAAACAAATGATGTTCTTCTACTAGGAATGTGGGGCATGGGAGGAATTGGCAAAACCACCATTGCAAAAGCTGTTTGCAATAAAATTGGCTATAATTTTGAAGGTAAGAGCTTCCTTCTAAATATTAGGGAGGTTTGGGAGTCAAATGGTGGAAAAGTGTCTTTACAACAGCAACTTCTCTATGGTATTTGTAAAGAAAACGAAACCAAGATACAAAATGTTGAGGAAGGGAAAAAAATATTGATGGATAAACTTTGTCATAAAAAAGTACTTCTCGTACTTGATGATGTGAATACACTGGATCAATTGAATGCTTTGTGTGGAAGTCGAAAATGGTTTGGTTCGGGGAGTAGAATAATCATCACAACTAGAGATGAACATATACTTAGAGCGATTAGAGTCGACAGATTATACACAATGAAAGAAATGGATAAAAGTGAATCAGTTGAGCTTTTTAGTTGGCATGCGTTCAAGCAAGCGAGACCTACAGAAGATTTTGCTGGAGTTTCCTTAAACGTAGTTGAGTATTCTGGGGGATTGCCGCTAGCTTTGGAAGTTCTTGGGTCATATTTGTTTGAAAGGGGGATAGTAGAGTGGAAGTGTGCATTGGACAAGCTCAGAAGAATTCCCAATGATGAAGTGcagaagaaattaaaaataagctATGATGGTTTAAATGATGATACAGAGAAAGAAATATTCCTTGACGTAGCATGTTTCTTTATTGGAATGGACCGAAATGAAGTTATACTTATATTAAATGGTTGTGGACTTTTCGCAGAAATTGGGATAAGTATCCTAGTTGAGCGATGCCTTATAACTGTTGATCATAAGAACAGACTTGGAATGCATGATTTGGTACGAGATATGGGAAGAGAAATCATTCGTGAGGAATCACTAAAAGAGCCTGGAGAGCGTAGCAGGTTGTGGTTTAGTGAAGATGTGCTTAATGTATTGTCAAGCGAAACT GGAACAAAAGTTGTTGAGGGACTGGCTTTGAAGTTGCCAAGAGCTAATGCAAAATGTTTTAGGACTAAAGTATTTACGAAGATGACGAGACTCAGGTTCCTTCAACTTACTGGAGTACAACTTAATGGAGATTTTGAATGCCTCTCAAGAAATCTGAGATGGCTTTCTTGGAATGGATTTCCTTTAAAATGCTTACCTACGAGCTTTTATCAAGAAAATTTAGTTTCTATTGTGTTAGAAAACAGCAATGTCAAACTTCTATGGAAAGTAACTCAG AGGTTGGAAAACCTTAAAATTCTCAATCTTAGTCATTCTCATTATCTGAAACAAACTCCGGATTTTTCAAACTTGCCTAATCTTGAACAGTTAGTACTCATAGATTGTCCGAAGTTGTCTGAGGTTTCGCCTAGTATTGGACATCTAAGTAAAATTCTTCTGATAAATTTGGAAGACTGTACTAGTCTTCATAGCCTTCCAAGAAGTATCTATAAGTTGAAATCTCTGAAAACTCTCATTCTTTCCGGGTGTTCAGCTATTGACAAGTTGGAAGAAGACTTAGAACAGATGGAATCTTTAACCACTCTACTCGCAAATAACACTGCAATAACAAGAGTTCCGTTTTCAATAGTAAGATCAAAAAGCATTGGATATATTTCTTTGTGCGGCCATGAAGGATTTTCACGTAATGTCTTTCCATCTATCATTTGGTCTTGGATGTCACCGACAAGCAATCTCCCATCTCCATTTCAAACATCTGCCGTCACGTCGTCCTTGGTTCCATTAGATGTACCAAATAGTAGTTCCCATGAACTATTGTCTATGTCCAAGTACCTTCCGTGGCTTCGATGTCTTTGGGTGGAGTGCGGATCAGCACTTCAACTTGCTCAAGACTCAAAAAGAATTTTGGATGCCTTATATGCCACAAATTTTACAGAATTGGAATCAACTTCATCACAAGTTTCAAATGTGAAAGCTCATGCGTTACATCAATACTACTGTCAAGTGCACATTTCAGAATCAAATACTTTCTTGAGATCTCTTTTTATTCAAATGGGAATGAGTTGCCAAGTCACTAATGTTTTGAAAGAGAAGATTTTACAG AATATGGGCGTTAATCGCCATGGTGGTTGTTTGCTTCCCAGTGATAGTTATCCAAACTGGTTAACCTTCAATTGCAAAGGTTCTTCTGTAATTTTTGAAGTCCCTCGAGTGCAGGGGCGAAACTTAAAGACAATGATATGCATTGTCGACTCTTCAACCGCGGATAATATAGCATCAGATGGTCTTAAAAATATGTTGGTGAAAAATTACACAAAGGCCACCATTCAGCTCTATAAGAGAGAGGCATTAGTCTCATTTGATAATGAGGAGAGACAGAGCTTAGTATCAAGTATAGAACCAGGTAACAAAGTCgaggttattgttgtttttgAGAACAATTTCATTGTTAAGAAGGTAACAATTTATCTCATATATGATGAACCAAATGGAAAAGTAATTGCTTAA